In Marinibacterium anthonyi, the DNA window ACCGCAACGTGATGGGCCCGCGCAAGACGGGACGGCAGATGACCATGTCATCGGACATCCTTTACGACACGCTTCTGAAATACGACCCCGACCACCTGATGATGCGCATCACGCGGACCGAAGCCCTGCGCGGCCTCGTCGATTTCGGCCGGATCGAGGCGATGCTCGCCCGCATCCGGGGCATCGACCTGATCCGCCTGGATCGCGTCACGCCATTGGCCGCACCGCTTTTCCTGGAACAGGGCCGCGTGCCCGTGTCGGGCTCCGCCGACGAACGCCTCCTGGCCGAGGAAACCGCCGCCCTGATGGACGCGGCCGGCCTGGCCGACAGCTGATCCCTTGCGCTTCGCCCCGCGATGCGCCAAGGAACACACCATGAACGCCCACGCCTTCACCTTCTGCGGCGCCCGCCTTTCCGCCCTGCCCTCCGGCGCGCTCTGGTGGGCAGACCAGGGGTTGATTTGCGTCTCGGACCTGCACCTGTGCAAATCCGAACGCCACGCACGCCGCGGCGGTGCTCAACTACCGCCGTACGAAACCCGCGACACGCTGCAACGTCTCTCGGACGCGGTCGAGGCAACAAACGCCCGCCAGGTGATCTGCCTCGGCGACAGTTTCGACGACCTCGCCGCCGCCCGCGCCTTGCCCGAAACGGAACGCCTGTTCCTGACCCGCCTCCAAGCGGGCCGCCGATGGATCTGGATCGAAGGCAACCACGACCCGGGGCCTCTGGACCTTGGCGGCGAACACCTCTCCGAGTTGACCATCGGCCCCCTCACCTACCGCCACATTGCCCAACCGGACGCCAAGGGCGAAATCTCAGGCCACTACCACCCCAAGGCCCAGGTCCGCACCCGCCTGCGCACCATCTCGCGCCCCGCGTTCCTGGTGGATTGCGACCGCGTGATCCTGCCGGCCTTCGGCACCTTCACCGGCGGGTTACGCAGCACCAGCCCCGAACTCGCGCGCCTCATGCACCCCGATGCGCTGGCGATCCTGACAGGGCCAAGCGCCCATCCGATCCGGATGCCGCGCTGATCGGGACAAGGTATGTCTGGCAAACCTTCGTCAGGGGTATTTGGAAAGAGAAAGAAGCAGCAGGTCTTGCTTCTTTCTCTTCTGAAATACCCGGCCCTGTCCTTTCCGCCATTCCGACGTTAAAGGTCAGAGCAGCCCGGCATCTTCCAGCTCAGGCATGTAGGTTCGGCTCACCGGCACGCGGTCACCGTTGACAAGGCGCAGAAAGGTCTTTCCCCGCTCCCTCTCGGCCCCGCTGACCGCGCGGCGGGCGACCCAATGGCTGCGGTGGGTGCAAAAGCCGTCCACCGGATCCATCTCGTCGACCGCATCCCCAAACCGCAGACGCAGCGCGTAATCGCCTTCTGTCGTCACCACGTTGACCTGGTGGTCCTTGACGTTCAGCCGGATGATGTTGCCGTCAAAGTCGCTGGGCAGCCGCCGCCTCAGACGCGGCAGGTCCGGTTCGGAACCGGGTTCGGTTGCAGCCACGGGATCGGCCGGACGTTCGGGCACCGGCTTGGCCTCGGCCTCGGCCGGCAGTTGGGCCGCAGGTCCGAAGTTGTGTTCAATCACCCGCCGCGCCATGCAGACCGCGACGCTGATCAGGCCGACGAAGACCATCGTGCGCCCGTAATTCGGTGTGCCGGTCCCGGGGGTCGGCGACATCTGGACGGCCAGCAGCCAGACGAAGGGGGTGAAGACAAGGCTCATCAGGACCACCAACAGCCCGTCCCGGCCGAGCGGATAATCCGCGGGCACGACCCGTTCCGCCAGGTAGCGCAGGGTCATTCCGAACAGCGTGGAGACGAAGATGACAATGCCCCAGAACACCAGCCGCTGGCCAAAGCTGTGCGACGCATAGGTCCCGAACGGGCCAGCAGCGGCGGCCAGGACGGGCCCGATCGTCCACACGCTGATGAGGACGTTCACGTTTGTTCGGCGGGGCCGGGCCGTGTCTTTGACCAATTCTGGCATGGACAACTTTGAATAATCGCATTCGCTGGAATTCGCTTGTACGTCACTCGCCGCCCGGCCGCAAACCCGAAAATCTCCGATTTTCGAATGGGTTGGACCGGGTGCCCCATGTGTCGCGACCCCGGTCCGATGCCTGTTCAGGCGGTCAGTCCCCCGGGCTCGGCCAGCCCGTTGGCCCGGCAGCAGGCGGTCAGAGTATTGGCCAGCAGGCAGGCGATGGTCATCGGCCCCACCCCGCCCGGCACTGGCGTGATGGCCCCTGCCACGGCGGCGCAGCTATCATAATCGCAATCGCCCACCAGCCGGGTCTTGCCCTCGCCCTTCTCGGGCGCGGGGATCCGGTTGATGCCCACGTCGATCACCGTGGCGCCAGGCTTGATCCAGTCGCCCTTGACCATCCCGGGCCGGCCCACGGCGGCCACCACGATATCGGCCCGTTTCACCACCTCGGGCAGATCCTTCGTCCGCGAATGCGCGATCGTCACCGTACAGCTGTCGCCCAGCAGCAGCTGCGCCATCGGTTTGCCAACGATGTTCGACCGCCCGATCACCACCGCGTTCAGCCCCGACAGCGACCCCAGCCGGTCGCGCAGCAGCATCAGGCTGCCCAGCGGCGTGCAGGGCACCATCGCCTTCTGCCCGGTCCCCAGAAGCCCGACGTTGGAAATATGGAACCCGTCGACGTCCTTGGCCGGCGCGATGGCGTTGATCACCTTGTCGGTGTCGATGTGATCGGGCAGCGGCAGCTGCACCAGGATCCCGTGCACCGCCGGGTTGCGGTTCAGGCTTTCCACCAGGTCCAGCAGGTCCGCCTCGGGCGTATCCACGCCCAGCTTGTGCTCGAACGAGGCCATGCCGGCCTCCACCGTCTGTTTGCCCTTGGACCGCACGTAGACCTGGCTGGCCGGGTCCTCGCCCACCAGCACCACGGCCAGGCCCGGGGTGATCCCGTGTTCCGCCTTCAGCGCCGTTACATGTTCCGCCACCTTCGCCCGCACATCCGCCGCGAAAGCCTTCCCGTCTATGATCTCAGCCGTCATCCCGACCTCTCGTCCTTTGTCCGTTGCCATCCACCAGGCGCCCGGCCCCCTTGGGGGCCGACGGGCATCGGGGGCTCGATGCCCCCGATGCCCGTCCCCTGCACTCAGAAAAGCCCGTCGATCTCGCCATCCGCGTTCAGCCGGATCTGCTCCGCCGCCGGCTCGCTGGGCAGGCCGGGCATCGTCATGATCTCTCCGCAGATCGCCACGACAAACCCCGCGCCCGCGCTCAGCCGCACCTCGCGCACCGGCACACTGTGCCCTGTCGGCGCCCCGCGCAGCGACGGGTTCGTGGTAAAGGAATACTGCGTCTTGGCCATGCAGACCGGCAGATGCCCGTACCCCTGTTCCTCCCATTGCGCCAGCTGCGTCCGGATCCGCGTATCGACGACCACCGCATCCGCGCGATAGATCTCGCGCGCCACCGTCTCGATCTTGTCCAGCAAGGGCATCTCGTCGCCGTAAAGCGGCGTGAACGCGGTCTCCCCGGCATCGGCGATCTCGACCACCCGCTGCGCCAGCGCCTCGATGCCGGCCGATCCCTCGGCCCAGTGCCGGCAGACATGCGCTTCCGCCCCCTGCCCGGCCACGAAGGCGTCCACCGCCGCGATCTCGGCCTCGGTATCGCCCGCGAAATGGTTGATCGCCACCACCACCGGCACCCCGAACTTCTTCAGGTTCTCGATATGGCGACCCAGGTTCGCACAGCCCGCCTTCACAGCGGCCACGTTCTCGGCCCCCAGGTCGGCCTTGGCAACGCCGCCATTCATCTTCATCGCCCGCACCGTGGCGACCAGCACCACGCAATCGGGCGCCAGCCCCGCCTTGCGGCACTTGATGTTCATGAACTTCTCGGCACCCAGGTCGGCGCCGAACCCGGCCTCGGTCACCACGTAATCCGCCAGCTTCAGCGCCGTCGTCGTCGCGATGATCGAATTGCAGCCATGGGCGATATTGGCAAAGGGCCCGCCATGCACGAAGGCCGGGGTGTTCTCCAGCGTCTGCACCAGGTTCGGCTGCAGCGCATCCTTCAGCAGCACCGTCATCGCCCCGTCCGCTTTCAGATCCCGGCAATACACCGGCGACCGGTCCCGCCGATAGGCCACGATCATGTCACCCAGCCGCGCCTGCAAATCCTCCAGGTCGCGCGCCAGGCACAGGATCGCCATGACCTCGGACGCCACGGTTATGTCGAACCCGGCCTCCGACGGAAACCCGTTCGCCGCGCCCCCCAGCGACGTCACGACCTGGCGCAGCGCCCGGTCGTTCATGTCCAGCACCCGGCGCCAGACCACGCGGCGCTGGTCGATCTGCAGGTCGTTGCCCCAGTAGATGTGGTTGTCGATCATCGCCGACAGCAGGTTGTGCGCCGTGGTGATCGCGTGGAAATCGCCGGTGAAATGCAGGTTCATGTCCTCCATCGGCACCACCTGCGCATACCCGCCCCCGGCCGCGCCCCCCTTCATCCCGAAACACGGCCCCAGCGAGGCTTCGCGGATGCAGATCGCCGCCTTCTTCCCGATCCGGTTCAGCCCGTCGCCCAGCCCCACGGTCGTCGTCGTCTTGCCCTCGCCCGCGGGTGTCGGGTTGATCGCGGTCACCAGGATCAGCTTGCCTTGCGGGCGGTCCTGCACGCTGTCGATCAGCGCGCGGCTCACCTTGGCCTTGTCATGGCCATAGGGCACAAGGTCGCCGGCCTCGATGCCCAGGGCGGCCCCCACCTCCTGGATCGGCTTCTTGCGCGCCGCGCGGGCGATCTCGATGTCGGTCTTGAAACTCATCGCTCTGGTCCTGAAGTTGATGTCCCCCCAACACACCGGGCCTGGCCATGTGTTAGCGCGCACAGCCTACCGGGCACAGAAGGTAAACGACATAATCCTAAAGTTGGGCACCCACTGGCCGCACGATCCTTTCGCATCGGAAACGCACCATCCCGGGGCGCGCCCTGTGTTTCCACGCGCGCTCAGCCGGCCTCGGCCCAGCCCCGCTGCGCCGGCAGCCACAGCTTCAGCCGATCGCCCAGCCGCAGCGCGCCGGGCCGTTCGACCCAGGCGGTCACCCCGCGCCGCCCCTCGGCGGCCCGCTTGAACGCCTTGCCATGGCCCGGCTCGTCCTTCTCGATCTCGCGCGCGGGCAGGTTGCAGGGCTGGTTCTCCATGTCGACGGTCAGCGCCACGCCGGTGGGTCCCTGCAGGCGCGTGGACGGCGGCACATGGGTGAAATCCGGGATCCCCTTCACCACCACCGACGCCCCCAGCAGTCCCGGATCCAGCGCGTCCAGCCCGATGTCGGCGGCGATTCCCTGCAGCTCTTCCTGCGACAGGATGGTCAGCTGCCGCACGTTCCGAATCTCGGTGCCCTCGGGGTACAGCTCCCGCACCCGCACACAGGCCGGTCGGGTCCCGCCTTCGTGGCGCGCCCCACTCACCCCGTGAAAGCCCAGCTCCAGCGCCTCCACGGCCCCGGACCGCAGCCCCGTCCCCGCCACGGACACCCCCAGCCAGACGACCTCCCCCACATGGATGCTTTCACGATAGACGGACATGGGCCGGATCTCCTGTTTCTTTCCGGCCCCAAATACCCCGCCCCGCCCGCAACCAAAAGAAAAACCCGCAGATCGGCGGACTTGCGGGCGCCATCGCCACCGCTCTGCCCCCAAACACCAGGCGCGGCGCTCCGACTGGCGCCCGACCTGCCGCTTCTTTCTCTTTGCAAATACCCCGGCCCGCCACCGGCCAAGGAAAAACCCGCAGATCCAGGGACCTGCGGGTTTTCAAAAGGCGTCAGCGAAGATCAGACCGACGGTTCCGGCTCCATCCCGCCCTCGGGCGGCGACTTCTTCGGCTTGGTCTTGGGAATCGCCGTGACACTGGGCGCATTGCCCTGGTCCGGCGTGTCGCCCTTGTCGTCGCCCGATTGCGGCGGCTCGCCCCGCATCACGCGCTTGATCTCCTCGCCGGTCAGCGTCTCGTATTCCAGCAGGCCCTGGGCCAGGCGTTCCCATTCCTCCTGCTTCTCGATCAGGATCGCATGCGCGCGCTCATAGCCGTCCTGGATATAGCGCCTCACCTCTTCCTCGATCATCTCCTTGGTATGCGCCGACACCGAGAATCCCGCGGTATTGCCCTGGTAGCCCTCGTGCGCCTCGGCATAGTCGATGTTGCCGACCTTGTCGGACATGCCCCAGCGCATCACCATGGCGCGCGCCAGCTGGCTGGCCTGCATGATGTCGCCGGCGGGGCCGTTGGACACGTGATCGGCGCCGTACTTGATGATCTCGGCGGCCTTGCCGGCCATGGTCATCGCCAGCTTCTGTTCGCATTCGTCGCGGTGATAGTTCAGCCGGTCGATCTCGGGCAGCGAAACCACCATCCCCAGCGCGCCGCCCCGCGGAATGATCGTCGCCTTGTAGACCGGGTCGCATTCCGGCAGCGCAAGGCCCACGACGGCATGACCGGCCTCGTGGTAGGCGGTCTTTTCCTTCTGGTCCTGCGTCAGCACCATCGACCGGCGCTCGGCGCCCATCATGACCTTGTCCTTGGCGTTCTCGAAATCTTCCATCGTCACGAAACGACGTCCGACGCGCGCCGCCATCAGCGCCGCCTCGTTCACCAGGTTGGCCAGGTCGGCGCCCGAAAACCCGGGCGTGCCGCGCGCGATGATGCGCAGGTCCACGTCGGGGCCCAGCGGGGTCTTGCGGGCATGCACGCTCAGGATCTTCTCGCGGCCCTTGATGTCGGGGTTGCCCACGGTGACCTGACGGTCGAACCGGCCCGGGCGCAGCAGCGCGGGGTCCAGAACGTCCTTGCGGTTGGTCGCGGCGATGATGATCACGCCTTCGTTGGCCTCGAACCCGTCCATCTCGACCAGCAGCTGGTTCAGCGTCTGTTCGCGTTCGTCGTTGCCCCCGCCATAGCCGGCGCCACGATGGCGGCCCACGGCGTCGATCTCGTCGATGAAGACGATGCAGGGCGCGTTCTTCTTGGCCTGTTCGAACATGTCACGGACGCGGGACGCGCCCACACCCACGAACATTTCAACAAAATCCGAACCGGAAATCGTGAAGAACGGCACTCCGGCCTCGCCGGCAATCGCCCGCGCAAGCAAGGTTTTGCCTGTCCCCGGAGGACCGACCAGCAGCGCACCCTTGGGAATCTTGCCCCCGAGTCGCGAGAATTTCTGCGGGTTGCGCAGGAATTCGACGATCTCTTCCAGCTCTTCCTTGGCCTCGTCGATGCCCGCGACATCGTCGAAGGTCACGCGCCCGTGCTTTTCGGTCAGCATCTTGGCCTTGGACTTGCCAAAGCCCATGGCCCCGCCTTTTCCGCCGCCCTGCATCCGGTTCATGAAATAGACCCAGACGCCGATCAGCAACAGGAACGGCAGAAGCGATACGATGAAGGCCTGGAAACCCGATTGCTGCTGTTGCTCTGCCCGGACCGGAACATCGTTGTCGATCAACAGGTTGGTAACTTCGGCATCGGTCGGCTTGATGGTCACGTAGTCCTGGCCGTCGGCGCCGCGAAAGCGCACCTGTTCGCCGTCCAGCGTCGCCTGGCTGACCTCGCCCGCCTTCACGGAGGCGACGAAGTCCGAGTAACTGATCTCGCGGCTCTGAAGGGTCCCTCCGGATCCGCTGAACAGGTTGAACAGCGCAAGGATCAGCAGGAACAGGACCACCCAGAACGCGATGTTACGTGCATTTCCCAAGGGAATTCTCCTGACTGCAGGGCCGACATGACATCGGCCCGGTTGTCCATAAGATAGACATCACGGGGCTGGGTTCAATTGGATAATAGCGCAGCAAAGAAAGCCTCGCCACTCTCATGTAATTCCGCACGCCAGCCATTGGCCAGGCCGGCCAGCGGCGCGGCCTTCAGATCGTCGCCGCTCCACACCGCCGGGCTCGCCATGAGCGCCGCGTAGGGCCGCCCGGTTTCGCGCCATTCGGGCACCTGCGACAGGCCCTTGCGCCCCAGGGCGGCGATGCGGATGTCGTCCTGGTCCACCGGCCCCTGCAGCAGCCAGCGGCCATCCCAGACCTGGCCGGGTCCGGCCGTGCGGTCGCGCACGGCGGCATATTCCCGGCAGACCCGGATCGCGCGGTCCCCCACCAGCAACCGGCAGCCGCCCAACGTTGCACCGCGCCCGTGGCGCAGCGCGTCGATGGCCTCGGACACGGCGGCGCGGCGGGGCGGATAATCGCTGCGCGCGATCCAGGCCACCGCGCGCAGCAGCAGCCGGCGGGCGATTTCCTCGGGCAGCACGCGAAAGCCGCGCAGGTCGATCACCACGTCGCCGGCATCCAGTTCGGCGATGTCGCGCGCGGCGACGAACGTGTACCAGTCCAGCGCCTCGCGCGCCGCCGCCATGTAGGTCGCCACGCTCGACAACGCCTGCGCGGTGATCCCCAGCGGCGCCAGCTGATCAAGCGCCGCGCGCATCTGGATCCGTTCGTATTTCGGGTCTTCGTTGGACGGATCCTCGCGCCATGCGATGTCGTGCCCGCGCAGGTAATCGCGCAGCTGGGCCCGTGTCAGCCCCAGCATCGGCCGCACCAGCGACACGCCGTGCATGGTCCGGCGGACCGGCATCCCCGACAGCCCGTTCACCCCCGACGACCGCGCCAGCCGCATCAACACCGTCTCGGCCTGATCGTCCGCCGTGTGTCCCAGCGCCAGCAGCGCCACCTGTTCCGACCGCGCCCAGTCACCCATCAGGCGATAGCGGGCCTCGCGCGCGGCGGCCTGCAGATTGCCGGTGCCGTCCCAGCCGCCCCAGGTCAGGATCGCATGCGGCACACCCAGGGTTTCAGCAAACCGACCGACAAAAGCCGCCTCATCGGCGGCTTCCGGGCGTAATCCATGATCGACGGTAACGGCCAGCAGGTCGACCGCACCGGGGGGAAAACATCGGGACAAGATGTGCAGGAGCGCCATGGAATCCCCGCCCCCCGACACCGCAACGGCCAGTTTCGACGGCGCGGACGCGTGAAACTGGCCCCGGACGACCGCCAGGATATCGGCGTCCGCCAAGGTCACTGGCAGCCCAGCGAAGCTCTCTCCGACTGGGCGACGGCAACCGCGTCGGACATCGGGAAGCGCACTGGAACCTCGGCCAGTGTCAGGCAGGCCTGGTTGGTCTGCCCCAGCTTGCCAAGCGCCGCGCCCAGCAGCGTCAGCGACTCGGGCGCGTCCGCCCCCGTGGGATCGGCGCTGAAGGCCGCCAGGTAGGACCGCGCGGCTTCCCGCGTGTCTTCCAGCTGGGTCAGCGCCTTGCCCCGGCTCAGCTGCGCCTTGGCGGCCAGCGGGCTGCCGGGATAGTTCTGCACGAACCGCGCATAGCCGTCGGCGGCCTCGGTATACTTGCCGGCGTCCATCGCGGCATTGGCGGCGTCGTAATCCGCCTGTTCGCCGATCGCCAGTTCGGTGCCGGTGGTGTCGGGCGGGTCCTGGGCCTCGGGGGCAGGCGGCGCGGCATTGGCGCCGCCCAGCGTCGTCGTCTCGCCCAGCTTGGACACGTCGCCGCCTTCCAGCTCGACCAGGCGGAATTCCAGGTCGCCGATCCGGTTGGTGCCGTCGCGCACGACTTCCTCGACCTTGAACTCAAGCTCTTCGGTCTGGGCGGTCAGGTCCTGCAGCGCCGTCTCGATCGACCCGACCCGTTCCAGCACGCTGTCCCCGGTCACCTGAACCGTCGGCCCGCCGGTGGTCGATAACTCCTTCTTGAGCTTCTGGATCTCGACGTAAAGAACCGACAGCTCCTGGCGGATATCGGCGAGGGTCTGGTCCTTCTGGTCCTGGGCCGACACCAGCCGGGTCTGCACGGAAATCGCCGCGACCGCCAGGATCACGACCATGGACAGGGCGCGCATTCGCATGCCCCCTTACCCCGTCAATCCGATGGTCAGCACGGTGACCGCACGCCGGTTCTTGGAATAGCAGGCCTCGTCGCTGCAGATCTCGACCGGGCGTTCCTTGCCGTAGGACACGGTTTTCAGCCGGCTGCCGGCCACGCCGCGCGACATCAGGTATTCGCGCACGTTGTTGGCCCGGCGTTCGCCCAGGGCGACGTTGTATTCCCGCGTGCCCTGTTCGTCCGCATGGCCTTCGATCGTCGCCACGAAGTCGGTGTTGGTGGTCAGCCATTTCGCCTGGGCGTCCAGGGTCTGTCGGGCGCTGTCGCTCAGCGTCGACTGATCGACGGCAAAGAACACCCGGTCCCCGATGGCCTGCTGGAAATAGACCGGCGATTTCGGATCGGCCGCCGATCCGGAGCCCACCCCGGCCCCTGCCCCACCTGCGCCCGAGCCGTAGTCGCCGCCGCGCAAAGCGTCCTTGTCGGTACAGGCGGTGGCCAGCAGCCCCACCATCACCAACGCCACGATCCTGCCCGCACCTGTCATTCGAATTGCCTCGTCATATCTGCGATTTTCGTTAATCGGCCTTTAACACAGGCCGCAAGCCTTGTGAACAAACCTGCCCCGATTCGGCAGCCTATTGCTGCAGCGGCGACCACGCCGGGTCGGATGCCCCGTCCGGTGTCGGAACCGGCTTCAGGTTGCGCCCCGAGATATCCACCGAATACAGCTTCGACGTGCCCCCCGACCCCTGGCTTTCCCGGCTGAACATGATCACCCGCCCGTTGGGCGACCATGTCGGGCCCTCGTCCAGGAACGACGCCGTCAGCAACCGTTCCCCGGTGCCGTCGGTGCGCATCACCCCGATGTGGAACCGCCCCTTGTTCTGCTTGGTGAACGCGATCAGGTCGCCGCGCGGCGACCAGACCGGCGTGCCGTAGCGCCCCGTACCCGAGGAAATCCGGCGCGGCTCGCCACCGCTGGCGGGCATGATGTACAGCTGCTGTCCGCCCGAACGGTCGCTTTCGAACACGATCTGGCTGCCGTCCGGCGAATAGCTGGGCGAGGTTTCGATCGACGGCGCCGTGGTCAGCCGCTTGCGCTGCCCGGTGGCCAGGTTCAGCGCGTAGATGTCGGTATTGCCGCCCGTCGCCTCGCTGAAGACCACCGTCCGCCCGTCCGGCGAAAACCGGGGCGCAAAGCTCATCGACCCCTGGCCCGATTCCAGCGCCACCTTGCTCACCCGGCCCACGTCCATCACGTAGACGCGCGGAAAGCCGGTCTCGTAGCTGGTGTACAGCACCCGGTCGCCCGATGGCGAGAACCGCGGCGCCAGCACCAGCGACGTGCTGTCGGTCAGGTACTGCACGTTGGCGCCGTCGTAATCCATGATCGCCAGCCGCTTGGCCCGGTCATTCTTGGGCCCGCTTTCGGACACGAACACCACGCGGCTGTCGAAATAGGGTTCCTCCCCGGTCAGCCGCGAATAGACCGTGTCGGCCACCTTGTGCGCCATGCGCCGCCAGCCGTCCGTGGTGCCCGCGAACTGCAGCCCGGATCCGATCTCGGCCCCCGAAAACACGTCGTAGACCCGGAACCGCACCGTCAGGCGATCACCCGAAAGTGACACCGCCCCGGTGATCAGCGCCTGCGCATTGATCGCCTTCCAGTCCGCGAACTGCACCGGCGCGCCGAAATCGGTCACCTGGGACACATGCGCCGATGCCGGAATTTCCCGGAACAGTCCCGTGCCGCTCAGATCCGAGGCGATGACCCGCGACAACGAGGTTCCGTATTCCCCCGCCGCCTGGCTGTCCGGCACGAAGCCGGGCACCGCGAAGGGCAACGGTTCGATCACACCATCGGTGATCTCGATCCGCAGGGGCCCCTGCTGCGCCATGGCGCACACGGGAAGGATCAGCGCCAACAGCGCCGCAATAAGGTAACTCTGGACCGCTCGCATCATCTGTACTGCATCTTCTCAGGGTTGAATGTCATTTCGATGTCGCGCCACTGCTCGTACTTCCCGGACGGCAGGGGATAGCCCTGCTGACCGCAGCGGATGATCGCCCGACGCGCCGCGTCGAACGCCTGCTGAGCAGCGGACTGGTCCCCCCCACTCCACGACACCAGTCTAATCGAATTCGTCTGCGGGCGCCCGTCCGGCGTCATCGAGACCCCCACCACGACTGTGGTCGCAAGAGCCGCCGAAGACAAGGACCCGACACTCCAGCATTGCGAAACCGCCATGCGCAGCGCCTCCTGCTCGCCTCCGGTCAGCGGCGGGCCCGACGGCGTCGGCCTGGCGGCCCCGGCCTGGCCCAGGGCGGCGGCCACGGCATCGTCCACGGACTGGCTGCGCTCGGTATCCTGCGCGGGCGCCTGCGGCTTCGGATCGGGCTTGGCCGTCTGCGTCGGCGCGGGCGTTTCGGGCGCTTTCGGCGTCTCCGGCGCCTTCGGCGGCGTCGGCCGCGATGGCGGGCGCTTGGACACCGTCGGCGCCCCGGTCACCGGCGCGGCCACTTCGGGCTCCTCCACCGGCTCGGCCTCGGGTTCGGGCGGCGTGCTCACGGCCTCTTCCGGCGCGGCGGCGGTCTCGGCCTCCGGCGCCTCCTGCTGCTGGCCCTCGGGCTCGGCCGGCGCCTCGGTCACCGGATCGGGCCGCGCGTCGGGCGGCGGCGGCGGCGCCGGCGTCGATGCCTCGCGCTCCACCGGAC includes these proteins:
- a CDS encoding Minor outer membrane protein Omp16, whose translation is MTGAGRIVALVMVGLLATACTDKDALRGGDYGSGAGGAGAGVGSGSAADPKSPVYFQQAIGDRVFFAVDQSTLSDSARQTLDAQAKWLTTNTDFVATIEGHADEQGTREYNVALGERRANNVREYLMSRGVAGSRLKTVSYGKERPVEICSDEACYSKNRRAVTVLTIGLTG
- a CDS encoding translocation protein TolB, which codes for MMRAVQSYLIAALLALILPVCAMAQQGPLRIEITDGVIEPLPFAVPGFVPDSQAAGEYGTSLSRVIASDLSGTGLFREIPASAHVSQVTDFGAPVQFADWKAINAQALITGAVSLSGDRLTVRFRVYDVFSGAEIGSGLQFAGTTDGWRRMAHKVADTVYSRLTGEEPYFDSRVVFVSESGPKNDRAKRLAIMDYDGANVQYLTDSTSLVLAPRFSPSGDRVLYTSYETGFPRVYVMDVGRVSKVALESGQGSMSFAPRFSPDGRTVVFSEATGGNTDIYALNLATGQRKRLTTAPSIETSPSYSPDGSQIVFESDRSGGQQLYIMPASGGEPRRISSGTGRYGTPVWSPRGDLIAFTKQNKGRFHIGVMRTDGTGERLLTASFLDEGPTWSPNGRVIMFSRESQGSGGTSKLYSVDISGRNLKPVPTPDGASDPAWSPLQQ
- the iga gene encoding Immunoglobulin A1 protease autotransporter precursor, whose protein sequence is MQTGTAISGIAHVAIIGFVLLRGMFSVEETPPVKVSEVALVTAEQYAALTAPQQSPETPPTPAELSAPEEPAPEAPPAAEAPQDAPPERQDPTPPPPPQAEAEVPPAPEPPQPPAPEVAEELPEAPQPPEPPSENTAALVPQSPVPEARPQARPVEREASTPAPPPPPDARPDPVTEAPAEPEGQQQEAPEAETAAAPEEAVSTPPEPEAEPVEEPEVAAPVTGAPTVSKRPPSRPTPPKAPETPKAPETPAPTQTAKPDPKPQAPAQDTERSQSVDDAVAAALGQAGAARPTPSGPPLTGGEQEALRMAVSQCWSVGSLSSAALATTVVVGVSMTPDGRPQTNSIRLVSWSGGDQSAAQQAFDAARRAIIRCGQQGYPLPSGKYEQWRDIEMTFNPEKMQYR